The Ferrovibrio sp. MS7 sequence CTGAGCGTGTAGGGATGCAGCGGCTGGGCCAGCAATTCCTCCACCGGCCCCAGTTCCATGATGACGCCGAGATACATCACCGCGATGCGGTTGCTCATATGCGCCACGATGTTGAGATCGTGCGAGATGAATACATAGGTGAGGCCGAGTTCGCGCTGCAGCTTGGCGAACAGGTTGATGATCTCGGCCTGGATCGAGACATCGAGCGCCGCCACCGCCTCGTCGCAGACCACCACGCGCGGTTTCATGGTCAGCACGCGGGCGATGATAACGCGCTGCTTCTGGCCGCCGGAAAGCTGATGCGGATAGCGGCTGGCGAAACCCGGGCCGAGGCCGACCTGGTCGAGGCATTTCAGTGCCGCGCGATTACGTTCCTCCAGGCTGGCACCGCCCTCGATATCCAGCGGCTCGCGCACACTTTGCAGGATGGTGAGGCGTGGATTGAGCGCGCCATCGGGATCCTGGAACACGATCTGGTAGGCACGGCGGCGCTCGCGCAACGCGGCGCCCTTCAGCGCGCCAAGCTCGGTGCCGTCGCAGAGAATCCGGCCTGACGTAATGCGTTGCAGCGCGACGATGGCACGGCCCAATGTCGACTTGCCCGAGCCGGATTCGCCGATGATGCCGAGCACTTCCCCTTCCAGAACCTGCAGGCTGACGCCATCGATGGCGCGCAGCACATCGCGGCGCCCGACCGGGAAATGCACTTTCACATCTTCGACGCTGACCACCGGCTGTTTGCCCGTCACGCCCATCCCTCCCTCAGCCGACCCAGGCCGAGCCGAACGGCTCCGGCTCTTGCAGGGCACGCCGGTGTTCCCCAAGCGCGCCGCGCTGGCGCACCACCTGCAGGCCACCGAGCAGCCAGCGGCGGGTGTCGAGTGGGTCGATCACATCGTCAATCGAGAGATATGGCGCGGTGTTTAGCGCGCTGCCGCGATCATGCAGGTCTGCCACCATCTGCCGGATGCGTGCCTCGCGTTCGGCTTCATCGGCGATGGCATCCAGTTCCTTGCGGTAAGCCAGCTTGACCTGGCCTTCCAGGCCCATCTTGCCGAAATGGCCGGTGGGCCAGGCGA is a genomic window containing:
- a CDS encoding ABC transporter ATP-binding protein, producing MTGKQPVVSVEDVKVHFPVGRRDVLRAIDGVSLQVLEGEVLGIIGESGSGKSTLGRAIVALQRITSGRILCDGTELGALKGAALRERRRAYQIVFQDPDGALNPRLTILQSVREPLDIEGGASLEERNRAALKCLDQVGLGPGFASRYPHQLSGGQKQRVIIARVLTMKPRVVVCDEAVAALDVSIQAEIINLFAKLQRELGLTYVFISHDLNIVAHMSNRIAVMYLGVIMELGPVEELLAQPLHPYTLSLLQSRPDPVPASLRTTQRMTLKGEIPSALAPPSGCRFRTRCPKAVQLCEEKVPAWENAAPGRWVACHFAGSTPSAGAN